Part of the Virgibacillus necropolis genome, ACCTCGTTTGTCGTATTCATTAATGCATCAGAGATACTCGGACGCGGGTTTTCATTGGATAAATACTATGGCCAAAAACTATAATAAAAAGCTTTCATCTTCATAGATCGAGGCCGCTGAAAAAGTTAAATTTTTAAAATCCACCACTTTTTCAGCGGCCTTGCTACACTCAAGTGTTTTTCACTATTTTAGTCCTGTTCTTCGTTTCATTTGTGCAATTGAACTCCGTTACTTTTTATATACTACTCTAAACTCCTCACAAACCACTAACATGTTTTCATCAAATTCCTTTTTCAGTTCCTTCAATTCATTTGTAAAAAATTCTACATGGACCCGTCGCCAATAATCATAGGATTTGTCTCCTTCGCCTTCTTTTGCGGCAAATTCAGTACTGACTTCATTAAACGGAAGAATCTGCACATCAATTGTTTCCGTAACTGCTTCCGCTTCTCCATCCCAATCCGTAATAATGTTTATTTCCCCTTTGAAAGGTAAGACTTCCTGCTCTATTTCGTACCACATATGTAAGGAACATGTAGCTGTTTTCTCACCAGTCCTCACTAGTTCAGCTAGTTCTTTTGCCATATCTGCATCACTCCCAAAAGCCCAGGAGGTATATGTTTTCTCTTCACGTTCTGATTCAGGTACAGTTTGTAAATAGCTTTTCCACATGATATCTACTGATTTTTTCATTAATTTACATTCTCCTTATTTTTAAACTTATTACCGAAGCACGAATACATATAAATTTTCTTCCCCCACCTATGAATTGTATCTTCACGTTCCATTCCAATTCGTTCAGCCACATTAATAGATGCTTGGTTCTTCAAATCAATTAAAGAGATTAATTTCGAATACCCCTTTTCCTCAAAACCGTATTTTTTACATGCTAAAGCAGCTTCAGTAGCATATCCATTTCCCCATACAATTCGCTTGAGGAGATAACCAATTTCCATTGTTACGCCGTCTTCAAACTTCTGTGGCACTATCCCACATTGACCTAAAAATTCAGCCGTCTGCTTATCCTCCACAATCCATAACCCAACACCATAGTCCCGATAGTTACCGAGTGTCCAATTAATCCATTCTAATGTTTCATTTTTATTTTTTGTGGATGGATAATGCGTCATCGCTATTGGATCCATAAATATTTCCATGAGGTATTCTGCATCGCTCACATTCATTTCCCTTAATGTCAATCGTTCTGAAGTTATCACTCGTTACCCCTCCTTTTTGAACTTCCTCTTTTAAACATAAATTTCATTTAATTACATAGATTTATTTACAGGTATAAAAATTAATTGATCTATCCTATTGCTAAAATATACGCTGTTTATGAGAAAAATCAAGATAAGATTATGTAGAAAAGAGGTTGTTTACCATGAAAATACTTGTCATCGGTGCGAGTGGCACTATTGGAAAAGAAGTTACAAAAGAACTTGAGCATGATCATGATATTATTCTCGCTGGCAGGAACGGCGCAGATATATCAGTTGATATTACGTCACCAGATAGCATAAAAAACATGTACGAACAAATTGGCAAAGTTGATGCGGTCGTTAATGCAGCAGGTGGCGCTGCTTTCAGTCCTTTAACAGAGCTGACTCCAGAGAAAAATGAGAAGGGAATCCTTAGTAAACTTAAAGGCCAAGTAAATTTAGTACTGTTAGGGTTAGACCATGTTAACGATAATGGCTGTTTTACATTGACTACTGGTATCATGATGGATGACCCGATACTACAAGGAGCATCTGCTGCAATGGCAAACGGTGGAGTTAAAGCTTTCGTTAAGTCAGCTGCAATTGAGATGCCAAGGGGAATTCGAATAAATAGCGTTAGCCCTAATGCCGTCCAAGAATCTTGGGATAGACTCCGTGACTACTTCCCTGGATTTCAAGCTGTACCCGCTAATCGAGTCGCATTAGCCTTTAAGAAAAGTGTTTATGGCGCCCAAACTGGTCAGAATTATGAGGTATATTAAGTTCGGTGACTGAAGTTCATCACATGAATAAAAGAGCATGCTTTTGATTAATTTCAAAAGCATGCTCTTTTCCATTACTTGAACTCCATCTCGTGTAAAAAAAGTTCAAATTTACCTATTTGTTCTGAAGGATCCTCCCTTGTTATTTCACCTTTATAAAGTGTCTCACCAGATTTTAAGTCAGCAACTACTATTTCAGCCTCTGTATTCTCATTCCTAATACGTGTTACTGCATATACTTTTTCATTATTTACAGCTAGCATTGGACCTTCTTGAAATTGTGACTTGGTCAGATTTAACGTGGTTTCGTTCACCATCTTTTTATCCGCCATACTGTACGAAGTTATAACAACATCCTCAGCTGCCGCCTCCGTAAAATAAATGGTTGACCCGTCAAAAACAAGGATTTCTTTGTTTTCTAGTTCCTTTGTGAGTTCAATATTTTCTATTTCTTTCGTTTTTAAATTAAATATAATGAGCTCCTGAGCAACTTCTTCTGTTGCATACATGTCAGGCTGACGCTCTATTACTTTACTTATTGTCTTTGAAAATACAATATGATCATGCGCTTGTTTCGGATTCGTTTCCTGAACCAGATTTACTCTATAATGCGAGTCTTTTTGTTGTTCTGGCACTGAAAACAATGTTTCGTGATTCACTATTTTCTGCTTCTGCATATTAATTATATACATGTGAGTCTCATTATGATACCCTTCGTTTTTTCCAACATCGCTTTGTGTGATTAACTTTAGCTTGTTATCAATGAGTTGTACGTCCTCAACAACCATATAACTCATATTGGAACTATTAGGAACGGCAAGATTGTAAGAAGTTTTCTCCTCACTTTTCTTGTCTAACAGGGAAACTTCAAACGTAAAATCTACTGGTTCAAGTGCACTTGTTTTGTAGTTCACGTCTGCATAAACCAGGGTTTGCTTATCCTCGTAAAACGCATTAATGTTGCCACTCTTCCCTCTCATGAAGTCACTGTGATCCTGTTGCAGCTGTTCTATCATTGAATCAGAGGATTGCATAATTTGTTCAAAAAATGATGCTTCACTATCGTACTCCATTCCATTTTCCGTTAATTGGAAACTTGCATTCTGAATGGTGCTTCCATTATAATACCCATCGATAACGATTGATTCTATTTCACTTTCATCGCCACTCTGTTTTTCAATTACAAATTCAGGATATTGCGTCGCTGAGATAGCAGAATCAACGTAATAAACTCCTATTCCAAGCACAATAACAGTAGCTATCACAATAATTTTCCAATACTTTTTCACGTAATGTTCCCTCCTTATACCGTTATCTTTTTCTTCAACAAAAATCCACTCACCCAAATGGAGCACGCAATCACTATTAATCCCATGACACACTCAAATATGAGGAGTTCAACCGGATACAAATAATAAAACCGTAATAACTCTTGTACTAATATAGGAGAAAGAAAAATAACTACGGCCACAGCACTGTATATCGCCCCAATGATAATTCCCTTCCAACGAAAACTTCGTTCGAATAAAATGGCAGTAAACAAAATAGCAACTGCCATAAACCCTGTTCCGTAATACAGGATAAATTGAATAAAGGTATTCGGGATAATAATTAATAGTTCATGCATACTGTTAACAATTTCCTGTACACCCATATCCACTCTAAATCCTTTTGGCACCATCCATTTAAGGATAGTTGCTTCAATTGGCAGGATTATTAGTTGGAACGCCACAAATCCTAACGCACTTACCAAGACAGTCGTTATTTTGGCAAAAAACACATTCAATCTAGTAGTTGGAAGCATTAACAGCCGATAAATAAATGTATTTTTCCCCATCCAATCCCGGTACCAAATAAAGAAAATATAAAATGCGATGGCTGCAATGCATAGAGCGATTGGGCCAAAAAACAAGGGACCCCCTACAACATCTGCGAAACTCATCGGTCCAACTGTTGTCAGGAACTCTGCTTTTGACATGGGATCCACAGCTCCATAAATTCTTTCATTTGCCCTGCTCAGATAACTTTTTGACTTTATAATTACTGCAGCAATCTGTGCAACAAACGTAATCCCTAATAGTACAGCGAATACTTTCCAAAACCGATTGAATTCAAAATTTAAAAGCTTCAAATAGCTTTTCATGCTTGATACACCTCTCTCATTACATCCACAACAGATTTTCCTTCGCTTTCCCTTGCTTCCTCGGCATTAAATTCCTTTATAACGACCCCTTCATCTATTAAAACGACTTTATCAATTAAATGTTCAATATCATTTATTTCATGTGTTGTGATAATAACACCGCGATCTTCAATTAAATGACTAGTGAATACATTAGCTATTTGTTCGCGACTAAACATATCAATACCAGAAAACGGTTCGTCCATTAATATGTAATCGACATCCATTGCTAAACCAAGCAATAGATTAACTTTTGCTGTGTTCCCTTTTGATAAAGAAGAAATTTTGTCGCTTTTACTTAATTTAAAAAAACCAAGTAACTCTAATGCACGCTTTTGATTCCAGCATGTATAAAAGTCATTCATGAACTCCATCGCTTCAGAAATCCTCATGTTTGGTAACATCGTGATTGCATCCGGTATGAAAGTGATTCTTTCGAAGGATTTTTCGGTAATTGCTTCACCATTCAATAAAATCTGTCCTTTATTAATCGGTGTAAGTGCCATAATTGCGTTTAAAATGGTTGTTTTTCCAACCCCATTTATTCCTATTAAACACGTTATTTCGCCTTTTTCAGCTGTGAAGGAAACACCCCTAAGCACTTTTTTTCTTCCAAATTTCTTGGTGATATCTTTTACCTCAATCATTCATAAGCCCCCTATTCTTACCAACTGTTGTATAGCTTTTCTCCACTAATCGAAGCAGTTCTTCGATTGGAACATTGATGGATTGTACGGATGCTACAAAGTCGTCAACGGCTTGTTCCAACAATTCCTCCCGTACCTTCCCAAGGATTTTTGCGTCACTTGTAATTTTACTTGGATGGTTTCGCTCCGTGTGGATCAAACCCTGTTCCTCCATTTCTTTGTACGCTCGCTGCGCGGTATTTGGATTAATTTTAATTTGATTTGCTAATTCTCTTCTTGATGGAATCTCTTCTCCAGGTGCGAGTTGACCTATCGCAATTTGTTCTTTAAAGGATCGAACAACCTGTAGATATACTGGATCCCGGTTATTAAAATTCACATTCATCTAAACAACTCCTATACATTCTTAGATGTGGATCTTTTGTTTTTAGTGTGTGTACTAGGTGGTTCATACATATTATAGGTGTATTATACGGTTAATACATGAGGGTGTCAATACTATTTTTTCAATTTTTTTGTTACATGCTGTTCATATTCAGTTCACATAAAGCGGTTATATTACTGTTATAATGGTGGGACAAAACAATTTGCACTGTAAAAAGGAGAGATGACTGTTGAATAAATATAGTAAGATTTTATTGAGGTTCTCAGCTGCATTCGCGCTTGTAGGGGCATTCCTTGGATCTCATATGGCAGGCTCAGGTGGGTATGAATTCAAAACTGTACATGCGCATATTCTAGTTGTCGGCTGGCTATCCTTATTCGCATGGTCTGTTTTTTATAAGGTGTATAGACCAGCGAATAAAGTTTTATCAACATTTCACGTATGGTCAGCAATCATCGGTGCTATCGGATTAACATCAGGTATGTGGTTGTACTATGTAAGACCATTCGATTTAAATGAAACAGTTACCAATGTATTTTTCATAGTTGGTGGATCAATTATGCTTTTAAGCTTTGTCTTTTTCTTTATCCTTACGTTTATGAAGACCGAAGAAGATTAGAAATACTAAAAAAGAGTCAGAAACCAATTACACTTAATCGGTTTCTGGCTCTTTTTAGATTCCTTCTTTTAATTCATGACCTTCACTAAACTGAATTCCATTAAAATATTCCTCTATAATCGCTGCATCAGAATGCGGGACCTTTTCCCCTTGTATGATTTGTGCTCCATTAATACATCCACTGGTTAACACAATAATATCACCGTCATGACCTAAAGATAGTGCTTTTTTCACACCATCTTCGCGTGTTAATGTTGGGTGAATATTTTCAGCTAGTCGATTAGTAAAACCATCAAGGACCCGGTCAACAACTTTACTTGGATCATTGTATCCTGGATGGTCAACCGTTACAACAATAGAATCAGCTTCACCGTCCACAACACTTGCCATCTTTGGCATCTTATCAAAATCACGGATCCCTATTCCAGCGATCATCACAATTAGGCGATTGTATTCTAATTTGTGTACTTCTGATAGCAAACTTCGAAGCGCTACAGGGGTATGAGCATAATCAAGAATAATTTTTCTTCCAACAGTACCATCCTGAATGAGCTCAAATCTTCCCTCAGGATTTTCAATGTGTGATAAGGCTTGTACAATATTTTCTATAGAAAAGTCTGCTTCAAGCGCTACACATACAGCTGCCATAAGATTTGCTACATTATAGCCACCAAAGACGGGCGTGCGCACTTTAAATATTTCTCCCCTTACATGCAAATCAATTAGTGAACCATTTTCAGTTACCTTTATATTTGTTGCTACTACATCTGCATTCGATTCATTTGACAAGCTATATGTGAAAATGTTCCCTTTAAATGTATCGAGAATCTCCGTAGCCATTTCAGGATCGTCTACATTTACTACTGCAGTTTTCACTTGATTAAACAACTTCAGTTTTGCCCTTTTGTAGTTTTCAAAGTTCCTATGGTATTCGATATGTTCTGGAGACAAATTTGTATGTATGCCTACATCAAACAGAATGCCCTCCACTCGCTTTTGTTCAATTGCAATCGACGATACTTCCATCGCAACTGCCTTATCACCACATGCATATAAATGATCGAAAATATCATGAATATCTGATGCCTCAGGAGTAGTTGGAGTACTTTGCATGAAATCCAGTTTACTTTTTGAGGTCCATATACCAGTCGTACCTATAGATCCAGTTGGCAATCCTAAGTTATTTAATAATGACCTAACATAAGCTGCTACTGTCGTTTTTCCATTTGTACCTGTAACACCTACTGTAAATAGATTCTTGTATCGAAAGTCATGAAAAACTGCGACTAGTTTTGCAACAGCAACTCGTACATTATCGACATATAGAAATGAACAATCTGGATACTGCTGACTGACATCTCTTAACGCCTTTTCATTATCGCCAAGGATAACCGTTGCACCTTGTTTGACGGCATCTTTCATGAAACAATGCCCATCATCATTTTCACCCGCAATACAAACAAAAGCAGATCCCTCGACAACTTTCCGCGAATCATACGTAATCGATGAAATACTGTTTTGTTTCGTACCATATATTTTCAAAATACCTATTTCATTATCTTTTTCGAAGTTAATATTCATAGTTGCACCTCTTTACAGTTTTCACCATTGATACAAGATAAGTCTAACAGTTTATTCATACTTTAATTGTAACTTATTTTCCCCCGTAAAAAAACATGTTATTCGTATCAAGATTTCTATACTGTTCTATTTGGCTCTATCCCGATCCTCTTGTTTTACAGCCTTATAGAAAGAGGCGCCCATCAGCATTATAACGATTGAAAAAGGTAAGGCGGCAATAATTAGGACGTTTTGTAGCCCCTGAGTACCACCGAAATACACTACAATTGCTGCCATTGCGGATTGCGCTAAACCCCACACAATTTTCACTGAATTTGAAGGGTTTATGTGTCCAGCTGTACTTAACATCCCAAGTACAAATGTTGCTGAGTCAGCAGAAGTAATAAAAAAGATAGCTACTACAAATATAGTTATGATCGACATCAATGTTCCAAGTGGGTACTCTTGCAAGACCCCAAACGTCGATGTTTCCAATGATAACTCTGATATCTTTGCAATGCCATTTTGTTCAAGGTTCAATGCTGACACTCCGAAGACTGCGAAGAAAATAAAACAAACTAAGGAAGGTACAATTAACACACCAAGCATAAATTCCTTAACCGTACGTCCTTTTGAAATTCTCGCTATAAATATACCAACAAACGGAGCCCATGAAATCCACCATGCCCAGTAAAATATCGTCCAGCTATTTATCCAGGAACGATTATCCCCATCAAGTGGCGCTAAATGAAAACTCATATCAAAAAAGTTGGAAACATAACCACCAAGTGTGCTGGTAAACATATTCAAAATGTATAACGTTGGTCCTACGATAAACAAGATAAGTAGTAATACAAAGGCTAACCCCATATTAATGTTACTCAAGTACTTGATGCCGCGACCAATTCCTGACCATGCAGAACCAATGAATAGTGCGGTTGCTACCACAAGGATAATTAGTAAAACCCCATAAGTATTTGGAATGCCAAAAAGAAATGATAAACCACCATTTATTTGAGCTGATCCAAAGCCAAGCGTAGCAGCCACTCCTACAACTGTGGCAACAACAGCCAGCGTATCGATCATTTTACCTGCAAAACCTTGCATTGCTTTTTCACCAAACAACGGAACGAGGGTAGCACTTATCAGACCTGGTGCCCCGCGGTGGAATTTAAAGTACGCCAGTACAAGCGCGACAATACCGTATACTGCCCATGCATGTACACCCCAATGGAAAAATGAATACTGAAGCGCTTCTTTAATTGCCTCATCAGATCCCGGATCAGCCCCAGGTGTACTTTTAAACGCATGAGAAATAGGTTCCGCTGTCGTCCAAAAAACCAATCCCATCCCCATTCCTGCGCTAAACAGCATGGCAAACCAAGAAATCAGGCTAAATTCGGGTTTGTCCCCATCCTTACCCAGCTTTACCTTACCAAACTTGGAAAAAGTTAAATAAATACAAAAAACAAGCATGATCATGATAATAATTAAATAATACCATCCAAAATGCACCGAAATAAATGTTGTTACCGTTGCAGTAATTTCCTTCAAGTTAGCTGGTGCAACTGAACCCCAAGTAACTACCGCTGCGCAAACAATGAGTCCATACCAAAAAACGATTGTTACATTTCTCACCATTTCACCTCTTATGTCGAATTTTTATGTATAAAGTTTTCACCTTATCGACAAAACTTATTCCCGTTATCTAGCCAATTCAAACTATTTATAGTATCTTTCAATATAGTCGAAGCTTTAGTACCCTACTAAAAATCAGGAGGAAACATAATGAAAAAGTTAGTACCACATATCAGAATTGAAGATTGTAAAGAAGAAGTAGAATATTACCAAAAGGCCTTTGGTGGCGAAATCAAAAACACACAGCTTTCAGATGGCATCGAAATGTTTAAAGGCCATGAGGGCAAATACATCCATGCCGAGCTACATATAAATGACAATTGCATTATTTATTTTGCTGATATTTTTGGTGATCAATTGGTTAACGGAAGTAATATGCTACTTGGACCAGACCTTGATAGCGAAGAAGAAATTACGAAGATCTATGAATTCTTGGCTGAAGAAGGAGAAATAAAAATGGAATTACAAGATACATTTTGGGGTGCGAAACACGCTATTGTAAAAGATAAGAACGGTATCTCCTGGGAGTTAAATTATACTAAGTAGATAGAAACTAAAGTAATGGTGCCCTGTCACTTGACAAAAATTATTTGCCAAGTGACAGATTTTACATTTTTACTTTTTGAAAATAATCAATTAATCCTAATGCGCTAACTTGCATATCTAAATTTATTAAATAGTAAACCTCATGATCATGTGGGACATTTAAACGTTGCAAGTCTTCCTTAACGTGATATAACAACCTTGTCGCCAGTTCAGCATAGCCTCCACCTGCAGAAAAAATCCTTTCTCCCTCTTCCATAAAAACATCCAACCAGTTGGAAACCTGATCAAGAGCTTGATCAATCTTCTTTGTCATTCCAAAATGACCATAATAAATCCGATCTACATTCATATCTTTTATACGGTCTATAGACCTTTGCATAGCTTCAGGATCAAAATGATTTGGTGATGTAGATGGTAAGAAAAAATCAATTCCATCACGTATTAATTGATCGTAACGAATTCCAATCGTATCACCAGTAAAAATTCCATTGCTAACTGGATCATAAATACTAAAGTGGTGCTTGGCGTGACCAGGCGTATCTAGAAATTCAAGCGTGCATTCAGGACCAATCTTCAATTCGTCACTTTCCCCTTTTATTAACAATTTATCTTCAGGAACAGGCACAATTGGATCAAACAATTCAGCGAAACTTTCTCCATATACAGCACGAGCACCTGCTGCAAGCTTTTTAGGATTGATTAAATGGCGTTCCCCTTTTGGATGAACAACTACCTTGGCATTTGGACAATCCTTAATTAATAGACCAGCGCCACCAGCATGGTCCAAATGAATATGTGTTACGATAATATATTTTACATCTGTCAAAGAAAAACCGAGTGAATCTAAACCCTCTTTTACATATTTAATTGATGGACTTGGTCCCGTTTCGACTAAAGTAAGTTCCTCCTCATCAATAACGTATGTACCAGTTCGTTCTGGTTTCCCTAGGTCAAACCCGTCAATCAAATATATCCGATTATCTATACGGATAGGTTTTTTCTTTTCCATCACTGTTCCTCCTTGCAAACTTAATGTTCTTGCAATTATAACATCTTAGAGTTTGATTGTGGTACTTGTATTTCCCCAAAAATAATTCGGTATAAGCTATCAAATATTTAACATACTAAGAAATATTAACCATTAGGAGGTTCTTTAGTATGAAAAGTTTCTTTTACTTCGTATTAACAATTATTGTATTAGTTGCCGTAACATTGAATACGGATGAGGGTCAGGAAAATGCGAATAATGTTAAACCCACTGACAAAGGAAGTTCAGTCCAAGTTACGAATACTATGTCTTCATCACTAACTAGCGGGCTTGATAAAGTTCTTGTTTCCTTAGATGAATTACAGGCTGTAGCAGAGAAATCTACCGATGAAACAAAACAAATTCAGGATGTAGCGAAAAAGCTAGGTGAAGATTGGGATCAAATTGAAAAGCAAGTAGAGCAAAATTACCCAGAGGACTATGAGAACATTGAAAAAAGTTTATACCCATTACTAGCCGAGGCAAAAAAAGAACAGCCTTATTTAGCAAACGTTAAACAGTTAATCGAGGCTACAACAAAAAAGGTAGAAGCTTTTAAGAAAAGTGTAGGTAAAACTGCCTCCTAAGCATGAATAAGAAGTTGAATACAGCACAAAATAACTATGACTAATTTAAAGGAGGCTTTTTTAGTGCAATTTCAAAATGAGCAACAAAACCAGCAAGGTACATCTCAAATGCCACCACAAGCAAGCCATGGTGGGCATGAACTTTTTGACGCACATGAGGCATTATCAACATTGACAGGTGGATTGGAACAATATTTACTGTATGAACAGCACATCAAGAGTCCTGAATTAAAAACAATGCAACAGCGTCATCGCACATTTTTAACTCAGCTTTATAATACAATTGTTGAAACCATGAAAACAGGTCAAGAACCAACTGTCAAAACTCAAACGTATAATATGCAACAAAATAATGATGTCATTTATGGAATGCAACCAACAGCACCAAAGTCTCCAAGTCAATCCGTTAGTCAAATAAATGATGAGTGTGTATCAGGTTATATGCTCGGAGTAATGAAATCAACCGCTTCAGCATTCACCATGACTTCACTCGAGGTTACTAACCCTGTTCTCAGACGTGTATTCGCTGACAGTGTTCCGAATATCGTCGAAATGGCATATGAAGTATTTTTATTTCAAAATAAAAATCAATACTATCAGGTTCCACAATTACCACCGCAGGATATGCAAACAATCATGAATAGCTTTGCACCAATCCAAGGAACCATGCCACATTAGAAAGAAAAGCGGAGGCGACTGTTCAGCGATGTACAAATAGATAAAACCCGTGAAAAGTACGCCTGACTTTAATCAGAGAGGCGCAGCTACAAGAAAACAAAAAACTACCTACTCTGCAAATATGTGAGTAGGTAGTTTTTTATTTCGGCGGGAGGATATTAATCCAGCAATCGATTAGTGGCGTCTACATCAAGAATTCTAGTTGGTCCTGAATTGTCATCACGTACTCCTTCTCCACCACAAACGCTACATTTGTATTGCCAGCCCTCATCGTCCGCGAGCATACCAGTTCCTTCACATGCTTTACAGGTATTATTTCTCTCGACCATCCCATTCATCCCTTTCCAGGTTGATTTTAACAGGCATCATTTAGTTTCTAACTTACAGGTGAAAATATACATGAGAATAATGACAAAATATTTAGTTTTTTTATATTTGGCTGTTTTCTAAAACATTATTGTTTATGACACAAAAGATATAAACAGCGACGTAAGGGCTCTGTCTGGTGGTCGGACAATCGTTCCGGAAATCCACTTCGCTTTCCGTGGGCTCGCGATGAGCCTCCTCGATCGCAAAGATCGCTCTCTGCGGGGTCTCATCGTCTTCGCTTTCCCACAGGAGTCTTCGTGGATTTCCTTCACTAGGGTTCTGCTTAACAATTTCAATTTACTTGGTGGCTTATAATCACAAAGGTAGCCAGCAATTTGTGGCAGTTGATTGGAGCGGAGGGCAGTCGACTCCTGCGGGAGGATAGGCATAGGTGAGACCCCGCAGTGCGACAGCACGAGGAGGCTCACCAGCCGCCCGCGGAAAGCGACTGCCCGCAGCGGAAATCAACCAGCAGTTACGTCGCAGTTTATATCAACTTCGGTGGTATTGAGCAACAAACTATACGAAAACAGCCTTTATATTTTATTGCGCATAATAAAAACCGCCCATTCGCAAATTGCAAATAGACGGTTTTGTACTAGGCATGGTTACTACAATACTCCGCGCATGTAGATTTGGATTTTTTTAGTGAAAGCGAATAAGACGAAACCAAGTATTACGGCAACTCCACCAATTACGCCAAAGTAAATGATCTCTGTTGATGGATCATATAATTTAACAATCTGAGCGTTTACCGCTTGACCAGCTGCATTAGACATAAACCAAAGACTCATGGTTTGTGCTGAGAATGCGGAAGGTGCAAGTTTCGTTGTTGCTGATAATCCTACAGGTGATATACAAAGTTCTCCAAGTACAACTAGGAAGAAACTAAGAACGAGCCACCATGGACTAACAAGTGTTTCTGTACCATTAATTATGGCTGGGAAAATTAAAACCATAAATGATATTCCTCCAAGGATAATACCTAAAGAAAACTTCGTCGGTGTCGATGGTTGGCGGTCCCCAAGCTTAATCCACAAACTAGCAAATACTGGTGCTAAGAAGATAATGAATAGCGGGTTCAACGATTGGAACCATGATGCGTATAAATCTATACCTGCGAAACTCAGCTCTGTTCGTTCTTTGGCATAAAGTGCCAAGATAATCGAACCTTGCTCCTGAATTGCCCAGAATACCATAGATCCAATAAACAACGGTATATATGCAAGGATTCGAGACCTTTCATCCTTATTCGTTTTTGGACTACGATACATTACAATAAAATATGCAGTAGGAATCGCTATTCCCAAAAAGCTGACTAGGTAGGTAAATGTTGTAATCGTTAAAATATTAGTTGGAATAGTAATGGCAAGTAAAATAGCAATAATGACTGCACCGATTCCAAACCTTTTAATAACTTTTTTCTTCTCTCCATCCTCTAATGGGTTTGCCACATATGTTCCTGCAAGGCCGAGGTATTTCTTTCGAGTTACTAGAAAGACAACCAGACCAAGGAACATTCCAAATGCTGCAATACTGAATCCATAATGATAGCTGTATTCCTGTCCAACAGTACCAACAATTAGTGGCGCGATTAATCCACCCATGTTGATTCCCATATAAAAAATACTAAAGCCAGAGTCCCGTCGCTTATCTTTCGGGCTATACATGTCGCCAACGACACTTGAAACGTTAGGTTT contains:
- a CDS encoding MBL fold metallo-hydrolase, which translates into the protein MEKKKPIRIDNRIYLIDGFDLGKPERTGTYVIDEEELTLVETGPSPSIKYVKEGLDSLGFSLTDVKYIIVTHIHLDHAGGAGLLIKDCPNAKVVVHPKGERHLINPKKLAAGARAVYGESFAELFDPIVPVPEDKLLIKGESDELKIGPECTLEFLDTPGHAKHHFSIYDPVSNGIFTGDTIGIRYDQLIRDGIDFFLPSTSPNHFDPEAMQRSIDRIKDMNVDRIYYGHFGMTKKIDQALDQVSNWLDVFMEEGERIFSAGGGYAELATRLLYHVKEDLQRLNVPHDHEVYYLINLDMQVSALGLIDYFQKVKM
- a CDS encoding peptide MFS transporter, giving the protein MAKLDKDEIVQSVPQRGFFGQPKGLFTLFFTEFWERFSYYGMRAILLFYMYTQVVDGGLGISMEIATSIMAIYGALVYMTGVIGGWIADRLLGTQQTIFYGGVLIMIGHIVLALPMGVTGLFLSMFFIIIGTGLLKPNVSSVVGDMYSPKDKRRDSGFSIFYMGINMGGLIAPLIVGTVGQEYSYHYGFSIAAFGMFLGLVVFLVTRKKYLGLAGTYVANPLEDGEKKKVIKRFGIGAVIIAILLAITIPTNILTITTFTYLVSFLGIAIPTAYFIVMYRSPKTNKDERSRILAYIPLFIGSMVFWAIQEQGSIILALYAKERTELSFAGIDLYASWFQSLNPLFIIFLAPVFASLWIKLGDRQPSTPTKFSLGIILGGISFMVLIFPAIINGTETLVSPWWLVLSFFLVVLGELCISPVGLSATTKLAPSAFSAQTMSLWFMSNAAGQAVNAQIVKLYDPSTEIIYFGVIGGVAVILGFVLFAFTKKIQIYMRGVL
- a CDS encoding VOC family protein; protein product: MKKLVPHIRIEDCKEEVEYYQKAFGGEIKNTQLSDGIEMFKGHEGKYIHAELHINDNCIIYFADIFGDQLVNGSNMLLGPDLDSEEEITKIYEFLAEEGEIKMELQDTFWGAKHAIVKDKNGISWELNYTK
- a CDS encoding BCCT family transporter gives rise to the protein MRNVTIVFWYGLIVCAAVVTWGSVAPANLKEITATVTTFISVHFGWYYLIIIMIMLVFCIYLTFSKFGKVKLGKDGDKPEFSLISWFAMLFSAGMGMGLVFWTTAEPISHAFKSTPGADPGSDEAIKEALQYSFFHWGVHAWAVYGIVALVLAYFKFHRGAPGLISATLVPLFGEKAMQGFAGKMIDTLAVVATVVGVAATLGFGSAQINGGLSFLFGIPNTYGVLLIILVVATALFIGSAWSGIGRGIKYLSNINMGLAFVLLLILFIVGPTLYILNMFTSTLGGYVSNFFDMSFHLAPLDGDNRSWINSWTIFYWAWWISWAPFVGIFIARISKGRTVKEFMLGVLIVPSLVCFIFFAVFGVSALNLEQNGIAKISELSLETSTFGVLQEYPLGTLMSIITIFVVAIFFITSADSATFVLGMLSTAGHINPSNSVKIVWGLAQSAMAAIVVYFGGTQGLQNVLIIAALPFSIVIMLMGASFYKAVKQEDRDRAK
- a CDS encoding spore coat protein → MPPQASHGGHELFDAHEALSTLTGGLEQYLLYEQHIKSPELKTMQQRHRTFLTQLYNTIVETMKTGQEPTVKTQTYNMQQNNDVIYGMQPTAPKSPSQSVSQINDECVSGYMLGVMKSTASAFTMTSLEVTNPVLRRVFADSVPNIVEMAYEVFLFQNKNQYYQVPQLPPQDMQTIMNSFAPIQGTMPH